The Patescibacteria group bacterium genome includes a window with the following:
- a CDS encoding glucose sorbosone dehydrogenase: MKKRFLIILVFFFILGFLAYFRFASKDNISPLPKFNNPPSPAEVGNLQIAVIASDLDTPWAIAFLPDGNMITTERKGSVRLIDKKDGLLENPIFVFDDVVEKGEGGLLGVAVHPNFGANGFVYFYYTYKSSSNVFNKVVRMVFKDNSLIFDKVIVNDIPASQNHNGGRIKFGPDGYLYITTGDAEKPSLAQDKNSLAGKILKVDDDGNPATGNPFDNLVYSYGHRNPQGITWDENGTLWATEHGPSGLETGNDEINKIEPGKNYGWPEIRGAETKDGMVSPILESGKGNTWAPSGIAYFEGKLYFGGLRGEALYRVVFVDEKPKLETLFKGEFGRIRDVVLGPDNMLYITTSNKDGRGRPGEKDDKIIRINPRDL, encoded by the coding sequence ATGAAGAAGAGATTTTTGATAATTTTGGTTTTTTTCTTTATTCTGGGTTTTTTGGCTTATTTTAGGTTTGCCTCTAAAGATAATATTTCTCCCTTGCCAAAATTTAATAATCCACCCTCCCCTGCCGAAGTTGGAAATTTGCAAATTGCAGTAATTGCCTCTGACCTTGATACTCCTTGGGCTATAGCTTTTCTGCCTGATGGAAATATGATTACCACTGAAAGAAAAGGGTCTGTGCGTCTAATAGATAAAAAGGACGGTCTTCTTGAGAACCCAATATTTGTTTTTGATGATGTTGTTGAAAAAGGTGAAGGAGGCCTATTGGGAGTTGCTGTTCATCCGAATTTTGGAGCTAATGGCTTTGTTTATTTTTATTACACCTATAAAAGTTCTAGTAATGTATTTAATAAAGTGGTGAGAATGGTTTTTAAGGATAATAGTTTGATTTTTGATAAAGTGATAGTTAACGATATTCCTGCCTCGCAAAATCACAATGGTGGCAGAATCAAATTTGGCCCAGATGGCTATCTTTATATAACCACTGGAGACGCAGAAAAACCTTCTTTGGCTCAGGATAAAAATTCTCTGGCTGGGAAAATCCTCAAGGTTGATGATGATGGTAATCCGGCAACTGGCAATCCTTTTGATAACCTTGTTTATTCTTATGGTCATAGAAATCCGCAAGGGATTACTTGGGATGAGAATGGAACTCTTTGGGCAACCGAGCATGGCCCTTCTGGTCTTGAAACGGGAAATGATGAGATTAACAAGATTGAACCTGGCAAAAACTATGGCTGGCCTGAAATTAGAGGAGCAGAAACCAAAGATGGGATGGTTAGTCCAATTCTTGAGTCGGGAAAAGGGAATACTTGGGCACCATCAGGTATTGCCTATTTTGAAGGCAAGCTCTATTTTGGGGGTTTAAGGGGGGAAGCTTTGTATAGAGTTGTTTTTGTTGATGAAAAACCAAAGCTTGAGACTTTGTTTAAAGGGGAATTTGGAAGAATTAGAGATGTTGTTTTGGGTCCTGATAATATGCTTTATATTACAACTAGCAACAAAGATGGCCGCGGCAGGCCAGGAGAAAAAGATGACAAAATTATAAGAATAAATCCAAGAGATCTTTAA
- a CDS encoding site-specific DNA-methyltransferase, whose amino-acid sequence MAGDNNNSGIDKTELVWPGKRKEVERVELPFQTIETINLPRGTRQDELFGDKTEGWKNRLIWGDNLLVMGSLLKEFAGKINLIYIDPPFATGDDFSFEVQIGDGIEITKEPSAMEVKAYRDTWGKGLQSYLQMMYDRLVLMKELLADDGSIYVHLDATVGHYVKTIMDEIFGKENFRRQIIWVMTGIAGYKGLVNNYVRGHDLILYYTKTSNHVFNKTYIPYSEKQLARFSGIDEKGRRYKPITKDRRLYLDEAKGIPITDVWSDIVGFHTIVNAPEDVKYPTQKPEKLLERIIKTSSNEDDLVADFFCGSGTTGVVAEKLGRRWIMSDLGRYAIHTTRKRLLDMGAKPFIVQNLGKYERHRWAKLNGKYKDYIKFILELYHAEPVDGFTHLHGKKDKSFVRVGSVDAPVTLSEIREALSECKENNIKKLDVLGWEWEMGLHDLVKEEAEKYGVKLATLQIPREVMELSVADAQKHDIQFYELAYLEVEVKVEGKHATITLKDFIIPNPELLPEEVKGKVKSWSDFIDYWAVDWMFNQHEEETEEDDTFHNMNQRYRTRKEPKLEVSMSYEYKNKGRYNILVKVIDIFGNDTTKLIEVKV is encoded by the coding sequence ATGGCGGGAGATAACAATAACTCAGGTATCGATAAAACAGAGCTTGTCTGGCCCGGCAAGCGCAAAGAGGTTGAGCGGGTAGAGCTGCCGTTTCAGACGATTGAGACGATTAACCTACCGCGCGGTACTCGCCAAGATGAACTATTTGGAGACAAAACAGAAGGATGGAAGAATCGGCTCATTTGGGGCGACAATCTTTTAGTGATGGGTTCGCTTCTCAAAGAGTTTGCCGGAAAAATAAACCTTATTTACATTGATCCGCCTTTTGCTACCGGAGATGATTTTTCTTTTGAAGTACAGATTGGTGATGGTATTGAAATTACCAAAGAGCCATCGGCAATGGAAGTAAAAGCCTACCGCGATACTTGGGGCAAAGGTCTTCAGTCATATCTTCAAATGATGTACGACCGACTGGTTTTGATGAAAGAACTTTTAGCGGACGATGGCTCAATTTATGTACATTTAGACGCTACTGTTGGACATTATGTTAAAACAATAATGGATGAAATTTTTGGGAAGGAGAATTTTCGCCGTCAAATTATATGGGTAATGACTGGAATAGCTGGGTATAAGGGTTTGGTAAATAATTATGTTCGTGGGCACGATCTTATTCTGTACTACACTAAAACTAGCAATCACGTCTTTAATAAAACCTACATTCCATATTCCGAAAAACAGCTTGCACGCTTTTCAGGCATTGATGAAAAAGGGCGACGATATAAACCAATCACAAAAGATAGGAGACTTTATTTAGATGAGGCAAAAGGTATTCCAATAACAGATGTTTGGTCAGATATTGTAGGTTTTCATACCATCGTTAACGCCCCGGAAGATGTTAAATATCCCACTCAAAAACCGGAAAAATTACTTGAACGGATAATTAAAACATCTTCAAATGAAGACGATCTTGTCGCTGACTTTTTCTGCGGCTCCGGTACCACTGGTGTAGTGGCGGAGAAACTGGGCAGGCGATGGATTATGTCCGATCTCGGACGCTACGCTATCCACACTACTCGCAAGCGGCTTTTAGATATGGGTGCCAAGCCTTTTATTGTGCAAAATCTTGGCAAATACGAGCGCCACCGCTGGGCAAAACTCAATGGAAAATACAAGGACTACATCAAATTTATTTTAGAGCTTTATCACGCCGAGCCGGTGGATGGCTTTACTCACCTGCATGGCAAGAAAGATAAGAGTTTTGTCCGCGTAGGCAGCGTAGACGCGCCAGTTACGCTTTCGGAAATCCGTGAGGCGCTCTCCGAATGTAAAGAAAACAATATCAAAAAGTTGGATGTGCTTGGCTGGGAGTGGGAAATGGGCTTGCATGATTTGGTCAAAGAAGAGGCGGAAAAATATGGGGTCAAACTAGCTACTTTACAGATTCCGAGGGAAGTAATGGAATTATCTGTCGCAGACGCCCAAAAACATGATATTCAATTTTACGAATTGGCGTATTTGGAAGTTGAGGTGAAAGTTGAGGGCAAGCACGCAACCATAACGCTCAAAGATTTTATTATTCCCAATCCGGAGCTCTTGCCGGAAGAAGTGAAAGGTAAAGTCAAAAGCTGGAGCGACTTTATTGACTACTGGGCAGTGGACTGGATGTTTAATCAGCACGAAGAAGAAACAGAAGAAGATGACACCTTCCACAATATGAACCAGCGCTACCGCACCCGCAAGGAGCCAAAGTTGGAGGTTTCAATGAGCTATGAGTATAAAAACAAAGGTCGATATAACATCCTTGTGAAGGTTATTGATATTTTTGGAAATGATACGACGAAGCTAATTGAAGTAAAAGTATGA
- a CDS encoding type III restriction endonuclease subunit R codes for MSKSSKQQSLLPLVRALQLAVAAWREGGYKEGTSETTRRLLEWWFMEDHELADGKSFAFWQAQREAIEHLIYCYEVLEARSLYKLAQQLDVRIPIDPSADKWAKYAFKMATGSGKTMVMAMTIAWSYFNATKEKREDFTKHFVLIAPNLIVLDRLFGDSKNPEFFEGAIFKKFPFIPPEWLSDFQLDVIGPDEEREATRPATLYLLNWQKFIERENGEAENPVQDILGPKPPSEIAVSLAKLKDRLSHLSNVMVINDEAHRVWSEELVWYKAIENLHETVGLMCQLDFSATPKDQDGRLFTHIITDYNLGTAIEDNIVKRPKIAELENVPEIESENAAEKYRVQIDAGIKQWKVMKKTLEKAQKKPVIFFVTEDNTAADEVAEYLQTFPEFSGDKTLTIHSGRTKDQIAEKDLAKARKAAREIDSLDNPHNAIVSVLMLREGWDVKNVVVVVPLRSFSAKAKIFPEQTLGRGLRKMWPDRQELVEELIVIEHPEFHDLIEQALAEQGVKVEFTSLEEAYTPPIIIQVEEGKEKFDIEVPMLSGGLTHSVKGIEKLQPSALEKGLFDYDSLQARDVTLRKVDMLTKKEEAREVLEFPYADNPQMYIASITNAVLRFARIPGHFDKVVPQVKEYISKHLFDRKVDIANLETLKKLNHPKVRGAIISVFVDAINNLTIVSEEMRLEERKTRASEIKPFPWTKLAVAAQKCVLNFTPVDNDFEAKFVKFLDGAGDVEAFIKNETRTVNLKIPYIAKDGFLRRYIPDFIVKTKDGIVIVETKGREDVDVAAKDLQGRRWVEEISKRTRTKWIFLRVDQKEFEKSRYSNFSELTV; via the coding sequence ATGAGTAAATCATCTAAACAACAATCACTACTTCCTCTCGTCCGCGCCCTACAGCTGGCGGTGGCGGCGTGGCGTGAGGGTGGATATAAAGAAGGCACGAGTGAGACGACCCGGCGGCTTTTGGAGTGGTGGTTTATGGAAGATCACGAGCTTGCAGATGGAAAAAGTTTTGCTTTTTGGCAAGCGCAAAGAGAAGCAATTGAACATCTAATTTATTGCTATGAGGTTTTGGAAGCGCGCAGTTTATACAAACTTGCGCAACAGCTTGATGTGAGGATTCCAATTGACCCAAGCGCCGACAAATGGGCAAAATACGCTTTCAAAATGGCGACCGGCTCGGGCAAGACAATGGTAATGGCGATGACAATTGCCTGGTCGTATTTTAACGCGACAAAAGAAAAGCGGGAAGATTTTACAAAACATTTTGTGCTTATTGCGCCAAATCTGATTGTGCTTGATCGCTTATTCGGTGATTCAAAGAATCCGGAATTCTTTGAAGGCGCAATTTTCAAAAAATTTCCTTTCATTCCGCCGGAATGGTTATCAGATTTTCAACTTGATGTCATTGGTCCAGACGAGGAACGGGAAGCTACCCGTCCGGCAACGCTTTATCTCTTGAACTGGCAGAAGTTTATTGAGCGCGAAAATGGCGAAGCAGAAAATCCGGTACAGGATATTTTAGGACCAAAGCCGCCGAGCGAAATTGCCGTTTCTTTGGCAAAGCTAAAAGACAGATTGTCTCATCTTTCAAATGTGATGGTGATAAATGACGAAGCGCATCGTGTATGGAGCGAAGAACTCGTTTGGTATAAGGCGATTGAAAATCTCCACGAGACCGTAGGACTGATGTGCCAGCTTGATTTTTCAGCAACGCCGAAAGATCAAGACGGGCGGCTTTTTACACATATTATTACCGATTACAATTTGGGCACGGCGATTGAAGACAACATTGTTAAGCGTCCCAAAATTGCCGAACTTGAGAATGTACCTGAAATTGAAAGTGAGAACGCGGCAGAAAAATACCGTGTTCAAATAGATGCTGGTATTAAACAGTGGAAAGTTATGAAAAAGACGCTTGAGAAAGCCCAGAAAAAACCGGTTATCTTTTTTGTTACCGAAGATAACACGGCCGCTGACGAGGTTGCTGAGTATCTTCAAACTTTTCCTGAGTTTAGCGGCGATAAAACTTTGACGATTCATTCCGGCAGAACTAAAGATCAGATTGCCGAAAAGGATTTGGCTAAAGCAAGAAAGGCGGCGCGCGAGATTGATTCACTGGATAATCCTCATAACGCTATTGTTTCTGTTTTGATGTTGCGCGAAGGGTGGGATGTTAAAAATGTAGTTGTGGTTGTGCCCTTGAGATCCTTCAGCGCCAAAGCCAAAATTTTTCCGGAACAAACCTTGGGAAGAGGTTTACGAAAAATGTGGCCAGATCGACAAGAATTAGTTGAAGAATTGATTGTTATAGAGCATCCGGAATTTCATGATTTAATTGAGCAGGCACTTGCCGAACAGGGCGTAAAAGTGGAATTTACTTCACTTGAAGAAGCGTATACTCCACCTATTATTATTCAGGTCGAGGAAGGCAAAGAAAAATTTGATATAGAAGTGCCGATGCTTTCCGGTGGCTTGACGCACTCGGTTAAAGGGATTGAAAAGTTGCAGCCAAGCGCCCTAGAAAAAGGATTGTTCGATTATGACTCTCTGCAGGCTCGGGATGTAACTTTGCGCAAAGTTGATATGCTGACGAAAAAAGAGGAAGCCAGAGAAGTACTGGAATTTCCGTACGCGGACAATCCGCAAATGTATATTGCGAGCATTACCAACGCGGTTTTGCGATTTGCGAGAATTCCCGGACACTTTGATAAAGTTGTGCCGCAAGTCAAGGAGTACATCTCGAAGCACCTGTTTGATAGAAAGGTGGATATTGCTAATCTAGAAACTTTGAAGAAACTCAATCATCCAAAAGTACGCGGCGCAATTATCTCCGTTTTTGTTGATGCTATTAATAATTTAACGATTGTATCGGAGGAAATGAGGCTTGAGGAACGGAAAACTCGAGCGTCAGAAATTAAACCATTCCCGTGGACAAAACTTGCAGTGGCAGCGCAAAAGTGCGTCTTGAATTTTACACCGGTTGATAACGATTTTGAGGCGAAGTTTGTAAAATTTCTCGATGGAGCAGGCGATGTTGAAGCTTTTATCAAAAATGAAACAAGGACTGTAAATCTTAAAATTCCATATATCGCAAAGGACGGGTTTTTACGTCGCTATATTCCAGACTTTATCGTCAAAACGAAAGATGGTATCGTGATTGTAGAAACAAAAGGACGAGAGGATGTTGATGTTGCGGCAAAGGATTTACAGGGCAGACGCTGGGTAGAAGAAATTAGCAAGCGAACCAGAACTAAGTGGATTTTCTTGCGTGTTGATCAAAAAGAATTTGAAAAGTCGAGGTATAGTAATTTTTCAGAATTGACAGTATAA
- a CDS encoding tetracycline resistance MFS efflux pump, which translates to MKNKKALITIFLIVFIDLLGFGIILPLLPFIAEKYEANPAQIGFLTATYSFFQLIASPILGRLSDRYGRKKILILSQLGSAIGYLILALANSLPLLFISRIIDGITGGNISIAQAYIADVTDNKNRARGMGLIGAAFGLGFIFGPAIGGALSKISYSAPALLAAFVSLLTIMTTFLFLDETVNTEKSTHSKRTEFSLEELKKVLQIPNFVFLILIFFLINLSFSLTQGNLALWTEKTFGYDASKNGAIFAYVGVLAVLVQLVILPFLLKRINERNILKIATFNLFLSFLLIYMAKNEIIFYLALTFMPLGNGLANPSLQAIASENVKKEEYGGTLGFLQSAGSLGRILGPIIGGEIFYIFGKNIPFALASAILFLVFMITIKIKLNKTN; encoded by the coding sequence ATGAAAAACAAAAAAGCATTAATTACCATATTCTTAATCGTTTTTATAGATCTACTTGGATTTGGAATTATTTTACCCCTTCTACCCTTCATTGCAGAAAAATATGAGGCAAACCCAGCCCAAATTGGTTTCCTAACGGCTACATATTCATTTTTTCAGCTTATTGCATCTCCAATCTTGGGAAGATTATCAGACAGATATGGAAGAAAAAAGATACTAATTTTGTCCCAGTTAGGAAGTGCTATTGGATACTTAATCTTGGCTTTAGCAAACAGCCTGCCGCTACTTTTTATTTCAAGAATCATAGATGGAATAACAGGAGGAAACATCTCTATCGCTCAAGCTTACATAGCTGATGTCACTGATAATAAAAATCGTGCCCGAGGTATGGGGTTGATTGGCGCTGCTTTTGGACTAGGGTTCATATTTGGCCCGGCAATTGGAGGAGCTTTATCCAAAATATCTTATTCTGCCCCAGCTTTATTGGCCGCTTTTGTTTCCCTACTTACAATTATGACTACTTTCTTGTTTCTTGATGAGACTGTAAATACAGAAAAATCAACCCACAGCAAAAGAACTGAGTTTAGCTTGGAAGAGTTAAAAAAAGTTTTACAAATCCCAAACTTTGTATTTTTAATTCTAATTTTCTTTCTTATTAATCTTTCTTTTTCTTTAACTCAAGGAAATTTAGCCTTATGGACAGAAAAAACATTTGGATACGATGCTTCTAAAAACGGAGCGATATTTGCTTATGTTGGTGTTCTGGCGGTTTTAGTGCAACTTGTTATATTACCCTTCCTATTAAAAAGAATTAACGAAAGAAATATTCTAAAAATTGCCACTTTTAACTTATTTCTAAGCTTCCTTTTAATTTATATGGCAAAAAACGAGATAATTTTTTACCTTGCCTTAACCTTTATGCCTCTGGGAAATGGTTTGGCAAACCCTTCTCTTCAAGCAATTGCCTCAGAAAATGTAAAAAAAGAAGAATATGGGGGGACTCTAGGTTTTCTGCAGTCAGCAGGTTCTTTGGGAAGAATTTTGGGGCCAATAATTGGCGGTGAAATTTTTTATATCTTTGGTAAAAATATTCCTTTTGCTCTTGCCTCAGCAATTTTATTTTTAGTATTTATGATTACCATTAAAATAAAATTAAATAAAACAAACTAA
- the hisS gene encoding histidine--tRNA ligase, whose translation MKQNQGPLSGFRDMLPEQMLPREQMIQKIKTVFERYGYSPLETPAIERYETLAGKYGEEGKKLMYRFRDHGNRDVALRYDLTVPLARVVAQHRDKIPLPFKRYQIGPVWRGESPQAGRYREFYQFDADVVGSKSPMADAEVVMMMCDIFKSLEVNAVVRVNNRRILDGLAEVSGIKDTKEARKLISIIDKTDKFGVDYVLKEIESQFGGNVSELVSKYLSIEGTPSIRLERIRQILENNNSAEEGISNLKTVFSILEAAGYKEPLVIFDQKIARGLDYYTGIIFETTLTNLPNIGSVCSGGRYDNLIATLSDNKVDLPAVGTSVGVDRLLTALQTLRTVETIKTPSQILIVNFGEELSGEYAQVASNLRSLGIPTEVYYEGAKLAKQLKYADSLGIPWALFMGPDEIKAKVVKIKNLKTGEQFERKLEDLVDLLKN comes from the coding sequence ATGAAACAAAATCAAGGACCGCTATCAGGATTTAGGGACATGCTCCCAGAACAAATGTTGCCCAGAGAGCAAATGATTCAGAAAATAAAGACTGTATTTGAAAGATACGGATATTCCCCTCTTGAAACACCGGCAATAGAAAGATACGAAACTTTAGCAGGGAAATATGGAGAAGAAGGAAAAAAACTTATGTATAGATTTAGAGATCACGGCAATAGAGATGTTGCCCTTCGCTATGATTTAACTGTTCCACTTGCAAGAGTGGTTGCACAACATAGAGACAAAATTCCTCTTCCATTTAAAAGATACCAAATAGGTCCTGTATGGAGAGGTGAAAGCCCACAAGCTGGAAGATATCGCGAATTTTATCAGTTTGACGCAGATGTGGTTGGAAGCAAAAGCCCAATGGCTGATGCTGAAGTAGTGATGATGATGTGCGACATTTTTAAATCATTAGAGGTAAATGCTGTTGTAAGAGTTAACAACAGGAGAATTCTTGATGGGCTAGCAGAAGTTTCAGGAATAAAAGACACAAAAGAAGCAAGAAAATTAATTTCTATAATTGATAAAACAGATAAATTTGGTGTTGATTATGTTCTAAAAGAAATAGAATCTCAATTTGGTGGAAACGTTTCAGAATTGGTGTCTAAATATTTGTCTATAGAAGGAACACCTAGTATCCGCCTAGAAAGAATTAGACAAATTCTAGAAAATAACAATTCTGCAGAAGAAGGTATTTCAAACTTAAAAACCGTCTTTTCAATTTTAGAAGCCGCCGGATACAAAGAACCTTTGGTAATTTTTGATCAAAAGATTGCAAGAGGGCTTGATTATTATACAGGGATAATATTCGAAACCACACTTACCAATTTGCCAAACATAGGAAGTGTCTGTAGCGGTGGAAGATATGATAATCTGATTGCCACTTTATCAGACAATAAAGTAGACTTGCCAGCAGTTGGCACTTCAGTGGGAGTTGATAGACTACTTACAGCTCTTCAAACCTTAAGAACAGTAGAAACCATAAAAACACCATCACAAATTCTAATTGTAAACTTTGGGGAAGAACTGTCAGGCGAATATGCACAAGTTGCAAGTAATCTTCGCTCTTTAGGAATACCAACAGAAGTTTATTATGAAGGGGCAAAATTAGCCAAACAGCTAAAATATGCAGACAGCTTGGGTATACCTTGGGCATTGTTTATGGGCCCAGATGAAATTAAAGCAAAAGTAGTAAAAATTAAAAATCTTAAAACTGGAGAGCAATTTGAAAGAAAATTGGAAGATTTGGTAGATTTACTTAAAAATTAA
- a CDS encoding phytoene dehydrogenase, producing the protein MNGKKVVVVGGGIGGLATASLLAKDGYSVTLIEKNSTLGGRARKLETGGFTFDMGPSWYMMPEVFENYFSLFGKKVSDFYKLKRLKTHYRVFFDDGKKIDITSDIKKNLNLFAQFEENGDKKLREILDEAKRVYNKSMESLVFESYKNPFSLVKKDVLLNLISFDLFQSLHNYIKKRIKSPYLQKILEFTTVFLGGSPFNTPAFYKLVAHADFDLGIYYPVGGIYKVVNALESLARSNNVRIILNESVVKVSFSGKSIKKVITNRSSYDSDFVVVNADYAFFETNILPKSFRTYDKDFWNDRVLSPSAFLLYLGFDGNINKSSHHNLYFTSSWERNFDEVYNDPRIPDNPSFYWHIPSKTDSSLAPKGCSSVMILVPISPKVSFSKSSLKNFSDRIIDTFAKINNISNIESKILFKKVFYSKDFIKDYNSFKGSAFGIAHTLSQTAIFRPKNFSKKVDNLFYVGHHTNPGIGMPPVIISSQIVYNLIKNEH; encoded by the coding sequence ATGAATGGAAAAAAAGTAGTTGTCGTTGGTGGTGGAATAGGAGGGTTGGCAACAGCTTCTCTTTTAGCTAAAGATGGCTATTCTGTCACTCTTATTGAGAAAAATAGTACTTTGGGTGGTAGGGCAAGAAAGTTAGAGACTGGTGGTTTCACTTTTGATATGGGCCCATCGTGGTATATGATGCCTGAAGTTTTTGAGAATTACTTTTCTTTGTTTGGTAAAAAAGTTTCAGATTTTTATAAGCTCAAGAGATTAAAAACTCATTATCGTGTTTTTTTTGATGACGGTAAAAAAATTGATATAACCTCAGATATTAAGAAAAATCTTAATTTGTTTGCTCAGTTTGAAGAAAATGGCGACAAAAAGTTAAGAGAAATACTTGATGAGGCAAAGCGTGTTTATAACAAATCCATGGAATCACTCGTATTTGAGAGTTATAAAAATCCTTTTTCTCTTGTTAAAAAGGATGTATTACTTAATCTTATCAGCTTTGATTTATTCCAAAGTCTTCATAACTACATAAAGAAAAGAATTAAAAGCCCATATCTTCAGAAAATACTTGAGTTTACTACAGTTTTTCTTGGGGGATCTCCCTTTAATACTCCCGCTTTTTATAAATTAGTTGCTCATGCGGATTTTGATTTGGGAATTTATTATCCTGTTGGTGGAATATATAAGGTTGTTAATGCCTTGGAATCTCTGGCTCGCAGTAACAATGTGAGAATTATATTAAATGAGTCGGTTGTAAAAGTTTCTTTTAGCGGCAAAAGTATAAAAAAAGTTATTACTAATAGATCTAGTTATGATTCTGATTTTGTTGTTGTTAATGCTGATTATGCTTTTTTTGAGACCAATATTTTACCCAAATCATTTAGAACTTATGATAAAGATTTTTGGAATGATAGAGTTTTGTCGCCTTCGGCGTTTTTGTTGTACTTAGGATTTGATGGTAATATAAATAAGAGCAGTCATCACAATCTTTATTTCACCAGTTCTTGGGAAAGAAATTTTGATGAGGTTTATAATGATCCTAGAATTCCTGATAACCCATCTTTTTATTGGCATATTCCTTCAAAAACTGATAGTAGTTTGGCACCAAAAGGTTGTTCTTCTGTTATGATATTGGTTCCTATTTCTCCCAAGGTTTCTTTTAGTAAATCATCTTTGAAAAATTTTTCGGATAGAATTATAGATACATTTGCTAAAATAAATAATATATCAAATATTGAAAGTAAGATTTTGTTTAAGAAGGTATTTTATTCAAAAGATTTTATTAAAGATTATAATTCTTTCAAGGGTTCAGCTTTTGGAATTGCTCATACTCTTTCTCAGACAGCTATATTTCGGCCTAAGAATTTTTCGAAAAAAGTGGATAACCTTTTTTATGTTGGTCACCACACTAATCCTGGAATTGGTATGCCTCCTGTGATAATTTCATCACAAATTGTTTACAATTTGATCAAAAATGAACATTAA
- a CDS encoding phytoene synthase — MNINKYSLITKKYSNTFYYSTLIFPKEVRDKVFVLYSFVRTIDNLMDSKKPDIAKFNDLRSSFEKAWKGEPVNNKLVVDFVSVAKSNNFSKKWIDDFFDAQILSAKKKTYNDFDDLKKNIYGVAGVIGLFMSKIIGLPKKVYKNAVLLGESMQIINCMRDIVEDYKMGRIYIPVEDLEKFGLSVDNFLNKKNRNKLKEVINFQLQRAFKFGEKASLSFSYFDKRNLLAVKTSFDLYCFIGKKILKDPEIIFQRKKIKPGLLFILLTFFKNFFNIYFLGRK, encoded by the coding sequence ATGAACATTAATAAATATTCTCTTATAACTAAAAAATATTCTAATACCTTTTACTATTCCACTCTAATTTTCCCAAAAGAAGTTAGAGATAAGGTTTTCGTTCTTTATTCCTTTGTTAGGACTATTGATAATTTGATGGATAGTAAAAAACCAGACATAGCCAAATTTAATGATTTGAGAAGTAGTTTTGAGAAAGCTTGGAAGGGTGAACCTGTTAATAATAAACTAGTTGTTGATTTTGTTAGTGTTGCTAAAAGTAACAATTTTTCCAAAAAATGGATTGACGATTTTTTTGATGCTCAAATTTTAAGCGCCAAGAAGAAAACTTATAATGATTTTGACGATTTGAAAAAAAATATTTATGGCGTGGCCGGGGTGATAGGTCTTTTTATGTCAAAGATTATTGGCTTGCCAAAAAAAGTTTATAAGAATGCTGTTCTTCTAGGAGAGTCGATGCAGATTATTAATTGTATGCGGGATATTGTTGAAGACTATAAAATGGGCAGAATCTATATTCCAGTTGAGGATTTAGAAAAGTTTGGATTGAGTGTTGATAATTTTCTGAATAAGAAAAATAGAAATAAACTTAAGGAAGTTATTAATTTTCAATTACAGAGGGCTTTTAAATTTGGAGAAAAAGCCTCTTTGTCATTTTCTTATTTTGACAAAAGAAATCTTCTTGCTGTAAAAACATCTTTTGATCTTTATTGCTTTATAGGCAAAAAGATATTAAAAGATCCAGAAATTATATTTCAAAGGAAAAAAATAAAGCCTGGTTTATTATTTATTTTGCTCACCTTTTTTAAAAATTTTTTTAATATCTATTTTTTGGGTAGAAAATAG
- the dtd gene encoding D-aminoacyl-tRNA deacylase, producing the protein MKIVVQRVKEAQVETNGEIVGKIKKGLFVLLGVAKGDREEKAIFLAEKLAKLRVMADDNDKMNLSVNEVKGAVLVVSQFTLYADTQGGNRPSFIDAAEPEIAKSCYEAFIKRLRDLGLEVETGRFGSYMNIKALLDGPVTIIIEK; encoded by the coding sequence ATGAAAATTGTTGTTCAGAGGGTCAAAGAAGCGCAGGTTGAGACTAATGGCGAAATTGTTGGCAAGATTAAGAAAGGTCTTTTTGTCCTTCTTGGGGTGGCAAAAGGAGACAGGGAAGAAAAGGCGATCTTTTTAGCAGAAAAACTAGCAAAACTGAGGGTAATGGCTGATGATAATGATAAAATGAATTTATCGGTTAATGAGGTTAAAGGAGCGGTTCTTGTTGTTTCTCAATTCACTTTGTATGCGGATACGCAAGGAGGCAATAGACCATCCTTTATTGATGCTGCAGAGCCAGAAATTGCAAAGTCTTGTTATGAAGCTTTTATTAAGAGATTAAGAGATTTGGGTTTAGAGGTTGAGACTGGTCGTTTTGGGTCTTATATGAATATTAAGGCTCTTCTTGATGGGCCTGTAACTATAATTATTGAGAAATGA